The Prosthecobacter fusiformis sequence ATCGCCTGCGCGGCATCCTCGTTCATCATGCCAGCAAACGGATCAAGCAGACCTTCTTGGGGTTCAGTGATCGTTGTCATGAGAGAATGTTAAACGGAAGATGATCGCAAGGCAAGCTGGCTTTAAGGCCCACTCCTCCTCGTAAAACAACCAGATCCTAGTTTGATTACTGATACAGTTACCCCTTCAGCCGCACCCACGTGGCACCCCAGCCGCCGGATCTTTCCCCTGCGGGCCAGGCGAAGGATTCGACCATTTTCATGCGGGATAAAGCGGCATGCACTCCTGTGCGCAGGGTGCCGGTGCCTTTGCCATGGATGACGCGAACATTCAAAATGCCTAGTTTCTGGCACTCCTCGAGGTAGTCCACAAGCAGGTCCCCGACCTCGTTAGGGCGGAATGTGTGCAGGTCCAGTTCATCCGTGATAGGAATGCGGACAGGCTCCTCCTCTTCTTCCATCTTTCCATTAAACCATGGACTGCCAGCTTTGCCAGAGGACATAGGTTCCTGTGGCCAAAACCAGGAGTGCAAAACCCTGCTGCAATCTTTTTACCGGTAGGCGGCTGGACAAATAGCTGCCCGCCAGAACACCGGCAATCGCGATGGAGGCAAAAAGCAGGGCCAGAGGCCAGCGAGGCGGGGCCTCACCAAGGTGACTGAGGAAACCTGCGGCTGAATTAAAAGCGATGACCGCCAACGAGGTGCCTGTGGCCATACGCAGTGGCAGCCGACCAAATTTGATCAACGCGGGC is a genomic window containing:
- a CDS encoding Smr/MutS family protein — protein: MSSGKAGSPWFNGKMEEEEEPVRIPITDELDLHTFRPNEVGDLLVDYLEECQKLGILNVRVIHGKGTGTLRTGVHAALSRMKMVESFAWPAGERSGGWGATWVRLKG